A portion of the Natronococcus sp. AD-5 genome contains these proteins:
- a CDS encoding methyltransferase family protein, with product MIGSSSLESLSTVAFAVGTGALLTNFAGALASAFGVADYWPPGEQDWRFYAQWTLSQVFTASLLVVALVDWNGLGLPRTPSLLVGSALFVPGFAVAIASGFDLGAEETAGLTGELRTGGWYRYSRNPQYVGYVVASVGFVLLANSALVAVLCAIYVGWWLTLPFAEEPWLREQYGEAYERYVERAPRFVGLRTVKAVRTE from the coding sequence ATGATCGGGTCGAGTTCGCTCGAGTCGCTGTCGACGGTCGCGTTCGCCGTCGGAACTGGTGCGCTGCTCACTAACTTCGCGGGAGCGCTCGCCAGCGCGTTCGGCGTTGCGGACTACTGGCCGCCCGGCGAACAGGACTGGCGGTTCTATGCCCAGTGGACGCTCTCGCAGGTGTTCACCGCGAGTTTACTGGTCGTCGCGCTGGTGGACTGGAACGGTCTCGGCCTCCCGCGAACTCCTTCGCTGCTCGTCGGATCGGCGCTGTTCGTCCCCGGGTTCGCCGTAGCTATCGCGTCCGGGTTCGATCTGGGCGCCGAGGAGACCGCAGGATTGACCGGCGAGTTACGGACCGGGGGCTGGTACCGGTACTCCCGCAACCCGCAGTACGTCGGCTACGTCGTCGCGAGCGTCGGGTTCGTGCTGCTGGCGAACTCGGCGCTGGTCGCCGTGCTCTGTGCGATCTACGTCGGCTGGTGGCTGACGCTTCCGTTCGCCGAAGAACCGTGGCTCCGCGAACAGTACGGCGAGGCCTACGAACGCTACGTCGAGCGCGCGCCGCGGTTCGTCGGGTTACGGACGGTAAAAGCAGTCAGAACGGAGTAA
- a CDS encoding helix-turn-helix domain-containing protein — protein sequence MKYLDVRLSQPDRMLHPMQRFIRETGAVRYEELQAWNVDARAPDLEYELFYVEADREPYEEALDIVDSIRWYDLTPVDDDAFYLYVCQETRDEDVRWREAFAALDLVVVPPVVYDSTAAFSMTVVGTGENLRAMLDGLPDEIDVTVRTIGEYDRLHAPLVDDLTDRQLEAVAAAVDVGYFDVPREGGVDEVAAELGCASSTASTLLQKAQARVMRRLVRRYGRERAIHDSAGR from the coding sequence ATGAAGTACCTCGACGTGCGGCTCTCCCAGCCCGACCGGATGCTCCACCCGATGCAGCGGTTTATCAGAGAGACGGGGGCGGTCCGGTACGAGGAGCTACAGGCCTGGAACGTCGACGCTCGAGCGCCCGACCTCGAGTACGAACTGTTCTACGTCGAGGCCGACCGCGAGCCCTACGAGGAGGCGCTCGATATCGTCGACTCCATCCGCTGGTACGATCTGACGCCCGTCGACGACGACGCCTTTTACCTCTACGTCTGTCAGGAGACCCGCGACGAGGACGTTCGCTGGCGGGAGGCGTTCGCCGCGCTGGACCTCGTCGTCGTGCCGCCGGTAGTCTACGACTCCACCGCCGCCTTCTCGATGACCGTCGTCGGCACCGGCGAGAACCTCCGGGCGATGCTCGACGGGCTCCCCGACGAGATCGACGTCACCGTGCGGACGATCGGCGAGTACGACCGCCTGCACGCGCCCCTCGTCGACGACCTCACCGACCGGCAGCTCGAGGCCGTCGCGGCCGCGGTCGACGTCGGCTACTTCGACGTTCCGCGCGAGGGCGGGGTCGACGAGGTCGCGGCTGAACTCGGCTGCGCTTCGAGTACGGCGTCGACGTTGCTGCAGAAGGCCCAGGCGCGAGTGATGCGGCGGCTGGTTCGGCGGTACGGCCGAGAACGGGCGATTCACGATTCAGCTGGCCGATAG
- a CDS encoding phosphoribosyltransferase family protein → MNRAEKAALQLRAVDVLRMLKETRTYDELADETDLPAGDLNRYVNGHVLPGTDRAAEVVEELGRGALANELNARIRVDDEGYVDNTATVFDQPFLDLVAPVVANAFDFDRPDVVLTAATDGITLAGALASYYGTRCAYAKKTKETAVEEFIEARERLQSGIEITYYLPASALDAGESVLVVDDLIRSGETQELLLDIVETADADVAGVFALIAAGDDGIERARARTDAPVGALTTV, encoded by the coding sequence ATGAACCGCGCCGAGAAGGCCGCCCTCCAGCTGCGGGCGGTCGACGTCCTGCGGATGTTGAAGGAGACGCGAACGTACGACGAACTCGCCGACGAGACGGACCTGCCGGCCGGCGACCTCAACCGCTACGTCAACGGCCACGTCCTCCCCGGGACCGACCGGGCGGCGGAGGTCGTCGAGGAACTCGGGCGGGGCGCGCTCGCGAACGAACTGAACGCCCGGATCCGCGTCGACGACGAGGGATACGTCGACAACACGGCGACCGTCTTCGACCAGCCCTTCCTGGATCTCGTCGCCCCCGTCGTCGCCAACGCCTTCGACTTCGACCGGCCCGACGTCGTCCTGACCGCCGCGACGGACGGCATCACGCTGGCCGGCGCGCTCGCGAGCTACTACGGGACCCGCTGCGCCTACGCGAAGAAAACAAAGGAGACGGCCGTCGAGGAGTTCATCGAAGCCCGCGAGCGGCTCCAGTCCGGCATCGAGATCACCTACTACCTGCCCGCGTCGGCGCTCGACGCCGGCGAGTCCGTCCTCGTCGTCGACGACCTCATCCGCTCGGGGGAGACGCAGGAACTCCTGCTCGACATCGTCGAAACCGCCGACGCCGACGTCGCGGGCGTCTTCGCGCTCATCGCCGCCGGCGACGACGGGATCGAGCGCGCCCGCGCACGAACGGACGCGCCGGTCGGCGCCCTCACGACGGTCTGA
- a CDS encoding arsenate-mycothiol transferase ArsC yields MSAETTRIAMVCVQNAGRSQMATAYAEREREARGLADAVEIRSGGTHPAESVHDVVLEAMDEEGIDLSDRAPREITEAELEACDYVATMGCSTLELDADADVRDWNLEDPHGRDLESVREIREDVKARVEALFGEIEAERSE; encoded by the coding sequence ATGTCAGCCGAGACGACCCGCATCGCGATGGTGTGCGTCCAGAACGCCGGCCGGAGCCAGATGGCGACCGCCTACGCCGAGCGCGAACGCGAGGCCCGCGGCCTCGCCGACGCCGTCGAGATCCGTTCGGGCGGCACCCACCCGGCGGAGTCGGTCCACGACGTCGTCCTCGAGGCCATGGACGAGGAAGGTATCGACCTCTCGGATCGGGCGCCTCGGGAGATCACGGAGGCGGAACTCGAGGCCTGCGACTACGTCGCGACGATGGGCTGCTCGACGCTCGAGCTCGACGCCGACGCGGACGTCCGCGACTGGAACCTCGAGGATCCGCACGGGCGGGACCTCGAGTCGGTTCGCGAGATTCGCGAGGACGTCAAAGCGCGCGTCGAGGCGCTGTTCGGCGAGATCGAAGCCGAACGCTCCGAGTGA
- a CDS encoding universal stress protein yields the protein MANHVLVPVDDSDRSTQALEFAIEEHPEATITALHVLDPGDFYAATGIEGGAMANYDEIQEHHETRAETILEDAKERAAERGVTIETDHIVGGISRSIVDYADDNDVDHVVIGSHGRTGASRILLGSVAETVARRSPVPVTIVR from the coding sequence ATGGCAAACCACGTCCTCGTACCCGTAGACGACTCGGACCGTTCGACGCAGGCCCTCGAGTTCGCCATCGAGGAGCACCCCGAGGCCACGATCACGGCGTTGCACGTCCTCGATCCGGGCGACTTCTACGCGGCGACGGGGATCGAGGGCGGCGCGATGGCGAACTACGACGAGATCCAGGAACACCACGAAACGCGCGCCGAGACCATCCTCGAGGACGCGAAAGAACGGGCGGCCGAGCGCGGCGTCACCATCGAGACGGACCACATCGTCGGCGGCATCTCGCGATCGATCGTCGACTACGCGGACGACAACGACGTCGATCACGTCGTTATCGGCAGCCACGGGCGCACCGGCGCCAGTCGGATCCTCCTCGGAAGCGTCGCCGAAACCGTCGCCCGGCGGTCACCCGTCCCGGTGACGATCGTTCGCTGA